Proteins found in one Cynocephalus volans isolate mCynVol1 chromosome 18, mCynVol1.pri, whole genome shotgun sequence genomic segment:
- the LOC134366484 gene encoding mitochondrial genome maintenance exonuclease 1-like yields the protein MLKVRREVKKNLKMKVFQTICRQLRSSKGFSVKPAALVDFSTSSYLCGRKKKVNPYEKVDQEKYSHLVQSVVSFKGRAQTPESLLEEDALLYGPVSKSKSSKQDVFLQGKQFHQALESILSPQGNLKERDENLFESGYIESVQHVLKDVTGVRALESGVQHETLKYVGLLDCVAEYQGKLCVIDWKTSERPKPYIQNTYDNPLQVVAYVGAINYDANYSFQVQCGLIVVAYKVGSPAHPHFMDAELCSHYWAKWLLRLEKYTEKEKNQNIEKPD from the exons ATGTTGAAAGTTCGG agagaagtgaaaaaaaatctgaagatgaAGGTATTTCAGACCATTTGCAGGCAGCTAAGAAGTTCCAAGGGGTTTTCTGTAAAACCAGCCGCCCTTGTggatttttctacttcttcttaTTTATGTGGCCGGAAGAAAAAAGTGAACCCTTATGAAAAAGTGGACCAAGAAAAATACTCTCATTTAGTACAGTCTGTCGTGTCATTCAAAGGCCGTGCCCAGACCCCAGAATCATTGCTGGAGGAAGATGCTTTACTCTATGGACCTGTGAGCAAGAGTAAATCCTCAAAGcaagatg TCTTTTTACAAGGAAAACAGTTCCATCAAGCCTTGGAAAGCATACTTTCACCCCAGGGGAActtaaaagaaagagatgaaaatcTCTTCGAATCTGGCTACATTGAAAGCGTCCAGCATGTTCTGAAAGATGTTACCGGAGTGCGAGCTCTTGAAAGCGGTGTTCAACATGAGACCTTAAAGTATGTAGGTCTGCTGGATTGTGTAGCAGAGTATCAGGGCAAGCTGTGTGTGATTGATTGGAAGACATCAGAGAGACCAAAGCcttatatccaaaatacatatgACAACCCACTGCAAGTTGTGGCATACGTGGGTGCCATAAACTATGATGCCAACTATAGCTTTCAGGTTCAGTGTGGCTTAATTGTGGTGGCCTACAAAGTTGGATCCCCTGCCCACCCACACTTCATGGATGCAGAGCTCTGTTCCCACTACTGGGCCAAGTGGCTTCTTCGActagaaaaatatacagaaaaggagaagaatcAGAATATTGAGAAACCAGATTAG